A portion of the Streptomyces sp. YPW6 genome contains these proteins:
- a CDS encoding serine protease, translated as MNKPLVGAFLAALLLGAGAAPVVAAEPAQRAQAREAAPVAGPAVKAVTFAGTVALSNCSGSVVRSPDSAPTDPALVLSNGHCLESGFPGPGEVVVDQPSSRSFTLLDASGDGVGTLRASKVAYGTMTDTDLSLYETTSTYQQIEDRYGIRALELETAHPKEGAAITVASGYWKRTYSCDIDGFVHRLKEGRWTWKDSLRYTPECRTIGGTSGSPVIDDATGKVVAVNNTGNESGRRCTDNNPCEVDENGEVTVREGINYAQQTYTMVPCIGAGSTIDLDREGCALPKP; from the coding sequence ATGAACAAGCCTCTCGTCGGTGCGTTTCTTGCTGCCCTGCTCCTGGGAGCCGGTGCCGCGCCCGTCGTCGCAGCCGAGCCCGCCCAGCGGGCCCAGGCCCGGGAAGCCGCTCCCGTGGCCGGCCCCGCAGTGAAGGCCGTGACCTTCGCCGGGACCGTCGCGCTCAGCAACTGCTCGGGCTCCGTGGTCCGTTCACCCGACTCCGCGCCCACCGACCCCGCCCTCGTGCTCTCCAACGGGCACTGCCTGGAGTCCGGCTTCCCCGGTCCCGGCGAGGTCGTCGTCGACCAGCCGTCCTCCCGTTCGTTCACCCTGCTCGACGCCTCGGGCGACGGCGTCGGCACGCTGAGGGCGAGCAAGGTCGCGTACGGCACCATGACCGACACCGATCTCTCGCTCTACGAAACCACCAGCACCTACCAGCAGATCGAGGACCGCTACGGCATCCGGGCGCTGGAGCTGGAGACGGCCCACCCGAAGGAGGGCGCCGCCATCACGGTCGCCTCGGGCTACTGGAAGCGCACCTACAGCTGCGACATCGACGGCTTCGTCCACCGGCTCAAGGAAGGCCGGTGGACCTGGAAGGACTCCCTCCGCTACACCCCGGAGTGCCGGACCATCGGCGGTACGTCCGGCTCGCCGGTGATCGACGACGCCACCGGCAAGGTGGTCGCCGTCAACAACACCGGCAACGAGAGCGGCCGACGGTGCACGGACAACAACCCGTGCGAGGTCGACGAGAACGGCGAGGTCACCGTCCGCGAGGGCATCAACTACGCCCAGCAGACGTACACCATGGTCCCCTGTATCGGGGCCGGCAGCACGATCGACCTCGACCGTGAGGGCTGCGCGCTGCCCAAGCCGTAG
- a CDS encoding siderophore-interacting protein, protein MGRALSVTYVRVVDVERVTPGTARIGFTADELPGLLEDRPDQQMKLCLPRDGQPEPRLPECGSDDPYGMRWYEAYLAIPEAERPWMRSFTVRSYDRRRNVMTVDFVLHGAGGPASRWGAAARVGDVLGMVGPSSLYARPLPEARRMLLAGDETALPAVATVLEALPAGTGAVVYAEVADAAEERELPPAAGGAEVRWVHRDRGGSLVDAVRGAGADLDGVDAAWVAGEASAVRALRRHLVEDRELPKSAVEFSGYWRRALTQDDAPTEEDLAWAAERAADDS, encoded by the coding sequence ATGGGTCGGGCGCTGTCGGTCACGTACGTGCGGGTCGTGGATGTCGAGCGGGTCACCCCCGGGACGGCGAGGATCGGCTTCACCGCCGACGAGCTGCCGGGGCTCCTGGAGGACCGTCCGGACCAGCAGATGAAGCTCTGCCTGCCGCGCGACGGGCAGCCGGAGCCCCGGCTGCCGGAGTGCGGCTCGGACGATCCGTACGGCATGCGCTGGTACGAGGCGTACCTCGCGATCCCGGAGGCGGAGCGGCCCTGGATGCGCAGCTTCACCGTCCGCTCGTACGACCGCCGGCGCAACGTGATGACCGTGGACTTCGTGCTCCACGGCGCAGGCGGGCCCGCCTCCCGCTGGGGTGCGGCGGCCCGGGTCGGTGACGTCCTCGGCATGGTCGGCCCGTCCTCCCTCTACGCCCGCCCGCTGCCCGAAGCCCGGCGGATGCTCCTCGCCGGGGACGAGACCGCGCTCCCGGCCGTCGCCACGGTGCTGGAGGCGCTGCCGGCCGGGACCGGTGCCGTGGTGTACGCCGAGGTCGCGGACGCGGCGGAGGAGCGGGAGCTGCCGCCCGCGGCCGGGGGAGCCGAGGTTCGGTGGGTGCACCGCGACCGGGGCGGCTCGCTCGTGGACGCCGTACGGGGTGCCGGAGCGGACCTCGACGGGGTGGACGCGGCCTGGGTGGCGGGCGAGGCGTCCGCCGTCCGCGCGCTCCGCCGCCACCTGGTCGAGGACCGTGAACTGCCGAAGTCCGCCGTGGAGTTCAGCGGATACTGGCGGCGCGCGCTCACCCAGGACGACGCCCCCACCGAGGAGGACCTGGCCTGGGCGGCCGAGCGTGCGGCGGACGACTCGTAG
- a CDS encoding pyridoxal phosphate-dependent aminotransferase — protein sequence MQVIQSTKLANVCYEIRGPVLEEAMRLEAAGQRILKLNTGNPAAFGFECPPEILEDILRNVAGAHGYGDAKGLLSARRAVMQHYQTKGIELDVEDIYLGNGVSELIQMSMQALLDDGDEVLVPAPDYPLWTASVSLAGGTAVHYRCDEQADWMPDLADIERKITDRTKALVIINPNNPTGAVYDDEMLRGLTEIARRHNLVVCSDEIYDRILYDGATHTPTAALAPDLMVLTFNGLSKNYRVAGYRSGWMAVCGPKAHATSYIEGLTILANMRLCANMPSQHAVATALGGRQSIEDLVLPGGRILEQRNTAYDLLTSIPGVTCVKPKGALYLFPRLDPKVYKVKDDRQMVLDLLRAERIMVVQGTGFNWPEPDHFRIVTLPTVEDLTDAVTRIGSFLDGYGQP from the coding sequence ATGCAGGTCATCCAGTCGACGAAGCTCGCCAACGTCTGTTACGAGATCCGGGGCCCCGTGCTGGAGGAGGCGATGCGGCTGGAAGCGGCCGGTCAGCGCATCCTCAAGCTGAACACGGGCAACCCGGCCGCGTTCGGGTTCGAGTGCCCGCCGGAGATCCTCGAGGACATCCTGCGCAACGTCGCGGGCGCGCACGGCTACGGCGACGCGAAGGGCCTGCTGTCCGCGCGGCGTGCGGTGATGCAGCACTACCAGACCAAGGGCATCGAGCTCGACGTCGAGGACATCTACCTGGGCAACGGCGTCTCCGAGCTGATCCAGATGTCGATGCAGGCGCTGCTGGACGACGGCGACGAGGTGCTCGTACCGGCTCCCGACTATCCGCTGTGGACCGCCTCGGTCTCGCTGGCGGGCGGGACGGCCGTGCACTACCGGTGCGACGAGCAGGCCGACTGGATGCCTGACCTCGCGGACATCGAGCGGAAGATCACCGACCGGACCAAGGCCCTGGTGATCATCAACCCGAACAACCCGACCGGCGCGGTGTACGACGACGAGATGCTGCGCGGGCTCACCGAGATCGCCCGGCGCCACAACCTGGTCGTCTGCTCCGACGAGATCTACGACCGGATCCTGTACGACGGCGCGACCCACACCCCGACGGCGGCCCTGGCCCCGGACCTCATGGTGCTGACCTTCAACGGGCTCTCCAAGAACTACCGGGTGGCCGGATACCGTTCCGGCTGGATGGCCGTCTGCGGCCCGAAGGCGCACGCCACCTCGTACATCGAGGGGCTGACGATCCTCGCCAACATGCGGCTCTGCGCCAACATGCCCTCACAGCACGCGGTCGCCACCGCGCTCGGCGGACGGCAGTCGATCGAGGACCTGGTGCTGCCGGGCGGCCGGATCCTGGAGCAGCGGAACACGGCGTACGACCTGCTGACCTCGATCCCCGGGGTGACCTGCGTGAAGCCGAAGGGGGCGCTGTACCTCTTCCCCCGGCTCGACCCCAAGGTCTACAAGGTCAAGGACGACCGGCAGATGGTGCTGGACCTGCTGCGGGCCGAGCGGATCATGGTCGTCCAGGGCACCGGGTTCAACTGGCCCGAGCCCGACCACTTCCGGATCGTCACCCTGCCGACGGTCGAGGACCTGACCGACGCCGTGACGCGGATCGGCAGCTTCCTGGACGGTTACGGACAGCCGTAG
- a CDS encoding arylamine N-acetyltransferase, producing the protein MTLDLDAYFARIGWTGEPRPTLEVLRSLHRAHLIGIPFENLDAVLGSAPSLALDDLEAKLVRGGRGGYCYEHNTLFSTALRQLGFPVTLLAARVLLGAAPGDVRPRTHMLMKVDVEGEPHPYLADVGFGATGALVEPIALVEGAELFDGPRHHRLVHVAHDGPLPMWELQAEKGGAWESQYAFTLEPFEAPDYEVINWHIATHPRSPFRQAVYAQRTLPHAHLLLAGLDLMETADDGTVEERVLKDGDEALRVLSDDFGIRLPEGTRLPE; encoded by the coding sequence ATGACACTCGACCTGGACGCGTACTTCGCCCGCATCGGCTGGACCGGCGAGCCCCGCCCCACCCTGGAGGTGCTGCGGTCCCTGCACCGGGCGCACCTGATCGGCATCCCGTTCGAGAACCTGGACGCCGTCCTCGGCTCCGCCCCGTCTCTGGCGCTCGACGACCTGGAGGCGAAACTCGTGCGCGGCGGGCGCGGCGGCTACTGCTACGAGCACAACACCCTGTTCTCCACCGCCCTGCGGCAACTCGGCTTCCCCGTCACGCTGCTGGCGGCCCGCGTGCTGCTGGGCGCGGCGCCGGGCGACGTCCGGCCGCGTACGCACATGCTCATGAAGGTGGACGTGGAGGGCGAGCCGCATCCGTATCTGGCGGACGTCGGCTTCGGGGCGACCGGCGCCCTGGTGGAGCCGATCGCCCTGGTGGAGGGCGCCGAGCTGTTCGACGGCCCGCGCCACCACCGCCTCGTCCACGTCGCGCACGACGGACCGCTGCCGATGTGGGAGCTCCAGGCGGAGAAGGGCGGCGCGTGGGAGTCGCAGTACGCGTTCACCCTGGAGCCGTTCGAGGCGCCGGACTACGAGGTGATCAACTGGCACATCGCGACGCACCCGCGCTCGCCGTTCCGGCAGGCGGTGTACGCGCAGCGCACCCTCCCCCACGCGCACCTGCTGCTGGCCGGGCTGGACCTGATGGAGACGGCCGACGACGGCACGGTCGAGGAGCGGGTACTGAAGGACGGCGACGAGGCGCTGCGGGTCCTGTCGGACGACTTCGGCATCCGGCTCCCGGAGGGCACCCGGCTGCCGGAGTGA
- a CDS encoding amidohydrolase family protein, whose amino-acid sequence MDLVLRDALVVDGTGEPSFRADVAVDGGRIAEIRPEGSPGPRPTAARTVDADGLALAPGFIDMHAHSDLALLRDPDHSAKAAQGVTLEVLGQDGMSYAPADDRTLAEVRRSITGWNGDGSDIDFDWRTVGGYLDRLDRNFGGQGIAVNAAYLIPQGTVRMYAAGWDDRPATDAELARMRELVDQGMREGAVGMSSGLTYTPGMYADDAELTELCRVVARHGGYYCPHHRSYGAGALEAYEEMVRLTRNAGCALHLAHATMNFGVNKGRAPDLLALLDDALATGSDISLDTYPYTPGCTTLVAMLPSWASEGGPESVLTRLADRASAERIRHHLEVLGSDGCHGVPIEWDTIEISGVSAPHLAEYVGRTVEESARLRGEEPWATARRLLTEDRLGTTILQHVGHEENVRQIMRHPVHTGGSDGILQGDKPHPRAYGTFPQYLGRYVRELGILSLEECVARLTSRPAARLRLADRGLVREGYRADLVLFDPETVAAGSTFAEPRTLPVGIPHVLIDGRFVIEDGRRTPVLAGRAVRGSGAGAPAV is encoded by the coding sequence ATGGACCTGGTCCTGCGTGACGCGCTCGTCGTCGACGGCACCGGCGAGCCCTCCTTCCGCGCCGACGTGGCCGTCGACGGCGGCCGCATAGCCGAGATCCGCCCCGAGGGCTCCCCCGGCCCCCGCCCCACCGCCGCCCGGACCGTGGACGCGGACGGCCTCGCGCTCGCCCCCGGCTTCATCGACATGCACGCCCACAGCGATCTGGCGCTGCTGCGCGACCCGGACCACAGCGCGAAGGCGGCACAGGGCGTCACCCTCGAAGTGCTGGGCCAGGACGGGATGTCGTACGCCCCCGCCGACGACCGCACGCTCGCCGAGGTCCGCCGCTCCATCACCGGCTGGAACGGCGACGGGAGCGACATCGACTTCGACTGGCGCACGGTCGGCGGCTATCTGGACCGGCTGGACCGCAACTTCGGCGGCCAGGGCATCGCGGTCAACGCCGCCTATCTGATCCCGCAGGGCACGGTCCGGATGTACGCGGCCGGCTGGGACGACCGGCCCGCCACCGACGCCGAACTGGCCCGTATGCGGGAGCTGGTGGACCAGGGCATGCGCGAGGGCGCGGTGGGCATGTCGTCCGGTCTGACCTACACCCCCGGGATGTACGCGGACGACGCCGAACTCACCGAGCTCTGCCGGGTGGTGGCCCGGCACGGCGGCTACTACTGTCCGCACCACCGCAGTTACGGGGCGGGCGCGCTGGAGGCGTACGAGGAGATGGTCCGGCTGACGCGGAACGCCGGCTGCGCCCTCCATCTCGCCCACGCCACCATGAACTTCGGCGTGAACAAGGGCAGGGCGCCCGACCTCCTCGCCCTCCTCGACGACGCGCTCGCCACCGGGTCCGACATCTCGCTCGACACCTACCCGTACACGCCCGGCTGCACCACGCTCGTGGCGATGCTGCCGAGCTGGGCGAGCGAGGGCGGTCCGGAGTCGGTCCTGACCCGGCTCGCGGACCGGGCGAGCGCGGAGCGGATCAGGCACCATCTGGAGGTGCTGGGCTCGGACGGCTGCCACGGGGTGCCGATCGAGTGGGACACCATCGAGATCTCCGGCGTGAGCGCGCCGCACCTGGCCGAGTACGTGGGCCGGACGGTCGAGGAGTCGGCGCGGCTGCGGGGCGAGGAGCCCTGGGCGACCGCGCGACGGCTGCTCACCGAGGACCGGCTCGGGACGACGATCCTCCAGCACGTGGGCCACGAGGAGAACGTCCGGCAGATCATGCGCCATCCGGTGCACACCGGCGGCAGCGACGGCATCCTCCAGGGCGACAAGCCGCACCCCCGGGCGTACGGCACGTTCCCGCAGTACCTGGGCCGGTACGTGCGGGAGTTGGGCATCCTCTCGCTGGAGGAGTGCGTGGCCCGTCTGACCTCGCGCCCGGCAGCCCGGCTGCGGCTGGCGGACCGGGGCCTGGTGCGCGAGGGCTACCGCGCGGACCTGGTGCTGTTCGACCCGGAGACGGTGGCGGCGGGCTCCACGTTCGCGGAGCCGCGCACCCTGCCGGTGGGCATCCCGCACGTCCTGATCGACGGCCGGTTCGTCATCGAGGACGGCAGGCGGACGCCGGTCCTGGCGGGGCGGGCCGTCCGGGGCTCAGGAGCGGGGGCGCCGGCGGTCTGA
- a CDS encoding TetR/AcrR family transcriptional regulator, translating into MVVFAGQGDPRRSLSLLWRAETPPPTRVGPGPKPRLSVDAIVAAAVELADEEGMGALSMRAVGDRLGRTAMALYTYVPGKSELLDLMYDAVHAELPTAYPESEPGGWRAALTAWAGEMLEFYVRHPWVLQVSQARPVLGPHEYAGLDTLVTLLRATGLAAGVVRRLVGTLFPLVRGSAQAVADARLAAAATGSPDEEWWAARSAALLELVPDFAERFPAVSALEAEGPAEPYPQDVPGSAEAVPYPEREARETFRVGLGVLLDGIEAARAGTP; encoded by the coding sequence GTGGTGGTCTTCGCCGGGCAGGGTGATCCGCGCCGTTCCCTCTCCCTCCTGTGGCGCGCGGAGACCCCGCCGCCGACACGCGTCGGCCCGGGGCCCAAGCCGCGGCTGAGCGTGGACGCGATCGTGGCGGCGGCCGTGGAGCTCGCGGACGAGGAGGGGATGGGGGCCCTGTCGATGCGCGCGGTCGGCGACCGGCTGGGGCGCACGGCGATGGCGCTCTACACCTACGTACCCGGCAAGAGCGAGCTGCTGGACCTGATGTACGACGCCGTCCACGCCGAACTTCCCACCGCGTACCCGGAGTCGGAACCGGGCGGCTGGCGGGCGGCGCTCACCGCGTGGGCCGGGGAGATGCTGGAGTTCTACGTCCGCCACCCCTGGGTGCTCCAGGTCTCGCAGGCACGGCCGGTGCTGGGTCCGCACGAGTACGCGGGCCTGGACACGCTGGTGACCCTGCTGCGGGCGACCGGGCTGGCGGCGGGGGTGGTGCGGCGGCTCGTCGGGACCCTGTTCCCGCTCGTACGCGGCTCGGCGCAGGCGGTGGCCGACGCGAGGCTGGCCGCGGCGGCGACCGGGAGCCCCGACGAGGAGTGGTGGGCGGCACGTTCGGCCGCCCTGCTGGAGCTGGTCCCGGACTTCGCGGAGCGCTTTCCGGCGGTGAGCGCCCTGGAGGCGGAGGGCCCGGCGGAGCCGTACCCGCAGGACGTCCCGGGGAGCGCCGAGGCGGTGCCGTATCCGGAGCGGGAGGCCCGCGAGACGTTCCGGGTGGGGCTCGGGGTGCTGCTGGACGGGATCGAGGCGGCGCGCGCCGGCACGCCCTGA